In a genomic window of Polycladomyces abyssicola:
- a CDS encoding CpaF family protein: protein MALFDRIQNRPQKTRRRSNQAQSLSSINQNRIDQLAQHFKARLLRETDLEKLTQLPSNELRITLDRIVGRYLADEQVVITRQERDRLISKIIDESVGYGPLEPLLMDEEITEIVVNGPEEVYYEKNGKLHKTDIKFRDEEALRHVIDRIVAPIGRRIDVSSPMVDARLPDGSRVNAVIPPIALKGSLLSIRKFRKDPIRMDDLIRFGSLTPDMAQFLTSLVRAKLNLIISGGTGSGKTTLLNALACFIPENERIITIEDMAELRIPHGHVAGMEARPANVEGKGEITIRQLVRNALRMRPDRIIVGEVRGAEAFDMLQAMNTGHEGSLTTIHANSPDDAMRRLEGMVMMSSLDLPAAIIREYIVGAVDFIIQIGRLPDGQRKMLSIAEIQKDDQGHFEMKEIFRFNQTGVKEDGTVVGYFSPTGILPKCLPRLKAYGVPVDPKIFRPVRGDMQ, encoded by the coding sequence TTGGCGTTATTCGATCGGATTCAAAACCGTCCTCAAAAGACACGTCGCCGCTCCAATCAAGCACAATCGTTGTCTTCAATCAATCAAAACCGGATTGATCAATTGGCTCAGCATTTTAAAGCCCGTTTGTTAAGGGAGACAGATCTTGAAAAATTAACACAATTACCCTCCAATGAGCTGAGGATCACTTTAGACAGGATTGTTGGTCGCTACCTTGCGGATGAACAAGTGGTGATCACCCGGCAAGAACGTGATCGTTTAATCAGCAAAATCATTGACGAATCAGTGGGTTATGGTCCGTTGGAACCATTATTGATGGACGAAGAGATCACGGAAATCGTGGTGAATGGACCTGAGGAAGTTTACTACGAGAAAAACGGAAAGCTTCACAAAACAGACATCAAATTCCGGGATGAAGAAGCACTTCGACATGTGATTGACCGGATTGTGGCACCGATCGGGCGTCGTATCGACGTGAGCTCACCCATGGTGGATGCCCGTTTACCTGACGGTTCGCGTGTGAATGCTGTTATTCCACCTATCGCACTGAAGGGTTCACTATTATCGATCCGTAAATTCCGAAAAGACCCGATCAGGATGGACGACCTCATTCGATTTGGAAGTTTAACACCGGATATGGCCCAATTTCTGACGAGTCTGGTACGGGCAAAACTCAATCTGATTATTTCGGGGGGAACGGGCAGTGGGAAAACGACTTTGTTGAACGCATTGGCCTGTTTCATCCCTGAGAATGAGCGGATCATTACCATCGAGGATATGGCTGAGCTCCGCATCCCCCATGGACATGTGGCCGGGATGGAAGCCCGTCCTGCCAACGTGGAGGGAAAAGGGGAAATCACCATTCGTCAATTGGTCCGAAATGCTCTCCGGATGCGTCCCGACCGGATCATCGTCGGTGAGGTGCGGGGGGCGGAGGCATTTGATATGCTTCAAGCCATGAACACAGGGCATGAAGGTTCACTTACCACAATCCATGCCAACTCACCCGATGATGCCATGAGGCGGTTGGAAGGTATGGTGATGATGTCCAGCCTTGATCTACCTGCCGCTATCATTCGCGAATATATCGTGGGGGCAGTTGATTTTATTATTCAAATCGGACGTCTGCCTGACGGACAACGGAAAATGTTGTCCATTGCCGAAATTCAAAAAGATGATCAGGGTCACTTTGAGATGAAGGAAATCTTCCGATTCAACCAAACCGGGGTGAAGGAAGATGGAACTGTGGTAGGATATTTCTCACCAACAGGGATTCTTCCCAAGTGTTTACCCCGTCTGAAAGCATATGGCGTACCAGTTGATCCGAAGATCTTTCGCCCTGTCAGGGGTGACATGCAATGA
- a CDS encoding type II secretion system F family protein: MMIALFGGGSVFFALLAFYSFITLRGERGEISNRISKWLSQQTVTKSWSDELVEKLDRLEMMKKLEPELEKASIPLRPAEYSLVVLLGAGIVAFALKMVFGAPTFISISLAMAAAPFGSKLFLRSRRKIYVQRIDGQLSEACRLLSSAARAGLSIPQGLELVVKELPPPIKNELSIVVREVQLGRDLEGALKDLLNRVNSKDMQVFVNALIIQRRAGGDLARVLSEMARTMEERKIIHQTIQAATAQSRYSAYMLPVVSLLVVFVLSKMMEGFDQLFTHPFGIIVLVIFVVLQVIGVLVVRKIADIRV, translated from the coding sequence ATGATGATTGCGCTGTTCGGGGGAGGTTCCGTATTTTTTGCTCTATTAGCATTTTATTCGTTTATCACGCTTCGTGGCGAACGGGGTGAAATATCGAACCGGATCTCCAAATGGCTGTCCCAACAAACGGTGACAAAAAGCTGGTCTGATGAATTGGTGGAAAAACTGGACCGGCTTGAGATGATGAAGAAATTGGAGCCTGAACTGGAGAAGGCCAGTATTCCCTTGCGTCCAGCGGAATACAGCCTAGTCGTACTCTTGGGTGCGGGGATTGTTGCATTTGCATTGAAGATGGTATTTGGTGCACCTACTTTCATCAGCATCTCCTTAGCAATGGCCGCGGCGCCTTTTGGATCAAAACTTTTTCTCCGATCCAGAAGAAAAATTTACGTCCAGAGAATCGATGGACAATTGTCAGAGGCTTGTCGATTGCTGAGCAGTGCTGCCAGAGCAGGACTTTCCATCCCTCAAGGTTTGGAATTGGTGGTTAAGGAGTTGCCTCCTCCGATTAAAAACGAACTGTCCATTGTGGTGCGGGAAGTTCAGTTGGGTAGAGATCTGGAAGGGGCATTAAAAGATCTGTTGAATCGGGTTAACAGCAAGGATATGCAAGTGTTTGTCAATGCCCTTATCATCCAAAGGAGAGCCGGTGGAGATTTGGCTCGGGTTTTAAGTGAAATGGCACGGACAATGGAAGAAAGAAAAATCATTCATCAAACGATTCAAGCGGCGACTGCACAATCGCGTTACTCCGCTTATATGTTGCCCGTTGTCTCTCTATTGGTTGTGTTTGTCCTAAGCAAGATGATGGAAGGATTTGATCAGCTGTTTACACACCCCTTTGGAATCATCGTATTGGTGATTTTTGTAGTTCTTCAAGTCATCGGGGTTTTGGTGGTAAGGAAGATTGCGGATATACGAGTATAA
- a CDS encoding type II secretion system F family protein produces the protein MDSTLVLLVFTSWVCWVAASYHYYSYRKKQQEVLDHLESYHLPNTVFTKKKSWMDSLNQWFDRFSAMGEKIQFLSDPLVLEDALIKAGYPFDLTVERLQGAKIVGLLAGLLIALPYYLLGLPLAVVLIAALPLVGYLIPVLGIKQLAKSRQEQIRMDLPDFLDMMSITLQAGMSLDSALAYYVETTKGPLSEEFARLNHEIKFGVQREVAYRSLLRRTASPELEGLIQSLIQAHNLGTPIASTFMEQADEMRRMRAERAKEAAGKAGPKITIVGGALIAPSVMILILGVIILQYVISPNSPLKM, from the coding sequence ATGGATAGCACGTTGGTTTTGCTAGTCTTTACATCATGGGTATGTTGGGTAGCGGCAAGCTATCATTACTATTCATATCGAAAGAAGCAACAAGAAGTATTGGATCACCTAGAATCTTATCACTTGCCCAACACTGTTTTTACGAAAAAAAAATCGTGGATGGACAGTTTGAATCAATGGTTTGATCGGTTTTCCGCGATGGGGGAAAAAATTCAATTTTTGAGTGATCCGCTTGTGTTGGAGGATGCCCTCATCAAAGCGGGATATCCCTTTGACTTAACAGTGGAACGGTTGCAGGGCGCGAAGATTGTAGGACTGTTGGCAGGATTACTAATTGCATTGCCATATTATTTGTTGGGTTTACCTTTAGCCGTTGTATTGATTGCTGCACTGCCTTTAGTGGGGTATTTGATTCCCGTTTTGGGGATTAAACAACTGGCAAAAAGTCGTCAAGAGCAAATTCGGATGGACCTACCCGATTTCTTGGATATGATGAGTATTACTCTCCAAGCAGGGATGAGCTTGGACTCTGCTTTAGCCTACTACGTGGAGACTACCAAAGGTCCTTTGAGTGAGGAGTTTGCCCGTCTCAATCATGAGATCAAGTTTGGTGTGCAAAGAGAAGTGGCTTACCGTTCCCTTTTACGCCGAACGGCTTCTCCGGAGTTGGAAGGGCTAATTCAATCATTGATTCAAGCTCATAACCTGGGGACTCCCATCGCCAGCACCTTTATGGAGCAGGCTGATGAAATGCGTCGTATGCGGGCGGAAAGGGCGAAAGAAGCAGCAGGGAAAGCAGGACCCAAAATCACGATCGTCGGTGGTGCTCTCATTGCTCCTTCCGTAATGATCCTGATCTTAGGTGTGATCATCCTCCAGTATGTGATTAGCCCCAACAGCCCGTTAAAAATGT